GGATCGGTGGACCAGGTGAAGACGGGGAGGACAAACAATCAGGAAGGGACGAGACTTGCCTGCTCCCCGCGCGTGCGCCCATCCGTACTCCCGTGTACGTCGCTTGATTTGATTGGAACAAAATAAGGCCCGGCCCCACCCCCTTAAAATCAGAGGGGAGATGATTAGAttagaaagaaaaaggaaaaaagacagccgtaggatgaagtgggagcacggatgggagcatggGGAGGGAACAGGCAAGCCGGATCCATCAGGAAGACCATCCATATGAAAACAGTGTGTGGGCTTTAATAAGAGAGGGGAGGTAGAGGAATCGGTCAAAAAGTGAATATGGAGAGGGGAATTAATTGATGGTAGAGTAATCACCGTGAAGATGGGAGGCTGCTAAAGAGGGTTCGTCCATGGTCAGTTTTTTGCACTTTAATATGAGAGGGGAGTTAACACTAGTAACGGAATGTGTGCCGTGACATATGCACTTTTAATATTGTGGGGAAGAACTGTCGGGACGGGAGAGACACTGGTCAAGGAGAGAGATAGTTGTAAACTTTTGATTGGTTGGTATCTGATGACATGGCATGCTGAGTTGGACCATTTGCATGTTAAGAGAATGCCTTGTAATGGGGAGCAACATCTTAAAAATGGTAGATATGATGAAAAAGGAAGAAATAATATAAAACATCCTAATTGGTTTTTGTATTAGTTAGTTACAAGGGCTACAAGGGTAGTACAATAGATTTTTTTTATAGATTTAGGCAGCGGAGCATTCTTAGCACTTATGGAAATTAAAGGTGTCATATATAGCAGACGTAATAAAAAAGTTGAAATCCTTAATGTTCAGTTGGTGAGTCACTTTTGTTGCAGTTACGACCTCAAACTTTCATGTCTGGGTTGATAAATAGCTTGGAGCCCTGGACTTCCATATTGTTCAGAAGTTCAAAACAATGAGGAGTTTTAGGAGTGCTAGTCAGTACAACCATAAGCAATACATATGTTCATAGAGATTGGTGCATTTTCTTGACCAGGTGCGACTGTGAATGCTTAGAATAGGAGGCAGGAGGGAAATTTCCTTTTTGAGCGTAAGCTAGGAGGAAACTAAGTCGGTGGGCGACATTAGTGTCTAGATGTGTTAGCTGACAACCTCGTCAACCATTACTACGTTGGAGAAAATAGTAACAGATGCACCACAAAGACCAACTACCTTTTGGTTCACAAGCGATTGTTTGAGAGGAAGAGGCATGACAACCAAAGTCGTAGCACTTCACAAAAATCCTTTTTATGGATTTTCACTTTTATTTAGGACAGTAAAACTGAACCTAAACCTAGCATCTCATGACTTGGTGGTATGTGCCTATGTGGCCGTATGTTCGGCATGATATGACTGACCCGACTCGTTAGATGTGCTGACAATTCCGGCCATCACCACCGTTTTTTTCCTGGCTCAGTTTTCCTAAAGTGCCTCTACTACAGAAAAAGGACTGAGATATGGGACGCGTCGATTTGGTGCCCGAGCCCAGCTGCACCTGAAATCGTGGGTGTCTGTTCGTCGTTTGGGATCCGTGAAATTGGCTCTGACGCGGAGCTTGGAAAATTGAACGGGCAGTGAAATACGGTAGGAAACAGTAGCGTATTCGTGGGCCCAAAACGTAAGGGTGGGACGGCATTCGCGCATGGGAACTCTGGTCCGTGACAGGCCAACCGAGCCAGGGATCAGATAAGGCAGTGGACAACTGAGCCGTTTGTCGAACGTCACCCTCATCTAAGCTCGTTCAATCTGGAAACCCTCGTCGCCCCTTGTCCCCGGTTTGAGTAGTTCCTTGCGGCGGCGCTAGTTCTGCACCGGCGGCTACTGGAATAATTGATGATTCTGGGCTTGAGTTCCTGCCCGATGTCGTTGACAGGTTTGTTCCCGCAGATCTGCAAATAGTTTTTGAGGATTTGTTTTGTATGCTACCTTACTTGTAGAAGAAATCTAACAACCGGATCTTCGTGATCATTGCTATCTTCTTGCAGGTTACGAGGGGAGTTAGCCGAGAACCTTGTGCACCCAGATCCGGTTCCTCTGGTCTTATTGCCCAACAGCGGAGCCGGCCTTTCCGTCCCTGCAGACTCAAATGCTGTGTCTGGATGCGTTCAACAGCTTGGCGGCGATGGGACTGGTAGGGCAGCAGTTGGGGTCTGACCGTCATCCGGATGCATCTGCAACAAGGTCGGCGCAGGCGACTGACCGAGTCAATCGAGAGGCACCTGGGTGGACAAAAAGGTCTGAGCAGAAATCCTCCCGGGGTTAGTCTGTATTTTGTTTAACTGTGACTGAACGTTCGTCTCCAGTGCACATGTTTTGTCAGTAAAATGAGCTTAGTTTGCAATAATCGCTAGCAAAAAGACCATATTCAAATAGTAAGCCGTGGCATTGCAGCCAATCTGTAGTTGTGCCTAGTTTAACTGTTAGAATCACATTCACCATACTGTTAGTATTTTGCAGTAGAACTAATAGATGGAATACTATTCTTGTATTAGAACTCATAGTCTGAATAATGAACGCCTGGAAAAGTGCAGATTACGGCTGGGCAGTGCACCACCAGACAGGACACCATGTCCCTCTCGGATGAGCCCTTTGGAGCAATCGATTCGCAAATACGCAGAGGAACCTACAAAAAGTGTAATACACCTCACAGGACACCTTGACCTGAGCTTCGATTAACTGGGTGAGGTGTATGACTTATAGAATCTCTATTCTTGGGAGATCCGGTTTGGTATCACATATGGTAAAAGGAGATTAAATGTCGAGAGGACAAATGCTTGCAGGAGATCGTATGTGGTTGTTTGGTAAGTAATGAGCTTTATtcaaatttattttattttcagaGAAATGCCATGTCCCTTGATGTGTTCTTACATGGACGGTAGTGTCTGATGTTATGTCTGGTTGGCCTAACACGCAGGGCAAACCGGAGATTTATGAGCACCCGTACATGACACAGATATACGAAATCAGAACAAAGTGGGTGAAACCATATTTCAAAGGGGTTTTCTGCGTGAAGATGACGAACATACAACGCAGTGAGAGCGCGAATCAAATGTTGGAGACGTACATGCCTCCTCAAGCCCAATGCATATTTTTGTTAGGCAATACATGAGGTTACAGTTTGACTGCGAACGTGAAGAAAGCTACGAGGACAAGAGGATGATGATTTGTAAGTATTTTTTCATGTACAATTTCAGTAGCTCAGAGGAATGCATGCACAGTACGAACCATGTTAAGCGTTCTGTTTACATGTTTGACTGACGGACAAAAAAAAACTAAACCATAATATGGCAGGCTGGAGCTGTCAGGAGTACAAATTTGTGGTTGCCTCAACTAGCTAGTGTTAACGTCTCAGGTTTAGAACATGGACTGCCGACTGGTATGCTGAAATGTGTTTTGCTACTGACACTTGGCCAACATGCGGAATACAACAATGTGTTTGCCAGTTTTTGAGTGAACTGTGCGCATGGCTAGATTCGAACTTTGAACTGCTAGAAAGGTTAAATGCAAGTACTATAAGGCAGGTGGCAGGATGCCATCCCTCAAAGCAGTATAAGAGTGTAACATCCGGCAGATGTTGTGTTGCCTTTCACCATAGTTGCACATTCAAAAACATTTGAAGCTAGCGTTGCTTGCGATGGCGCCAACGCCTGCTGAAGCCGCCAGGTGTGCCACGGCGATGAGATCCGAATTGGTGGCTCTAGTGGTGGATTGGAGATTCAGGTGAGGAAGTTTCATGTTCTCGCGCCCATCGGGCATTTTTTTCAGCCATGGAGGATTACTAATCTATCACTGCTCGCAGTCATCTTCCTCTTCGTCAAAGCTGCCTGCGCAAGACGGTGGCGGAGTGGACAAGGTAAAGTAGCATGGCACTGTCGCTGGTTGTGTGTTCTGGTACAGACTTTTTCACTGAAATAGATGAGCTCGATGCATTTTCAGGGAGAGGTTATCCAAAGAGATTGTCGTGGGATTATCATGTTCAAGAAGATGGCACAATATTACAGAGAAGAAGGATACGGCGACCACGATACTTTAGCTATGCAGAATGCAACGGCGGTGACACTGATGTGGACCACGGATCTCATGTAGCGCGTGCGGTGGAAGAAACTGAATCAGCTGAAAAGGAGGAAGTGAGCAGCAGGGGTCCTAAGCTACGCCGTACGCAGGCGTAGTATGAGATGGAAGGATGAATTCGTAACAACGTATGTTTTTTTGAAGTTCAGATATAGTATTACTTAACTAAGCAACTACAGGGATCTCGTCTGCTACAATGCCCAGAATACAATCTGGAGGATAGTTTAGCCACTCCCTACAAACTTTATTACAAACTCCCTCTCGCTAAATAATGAGCTGCACTATTAGCAGACCTCCTAACCCAAGTTACATTAAACTCTTGCCTTGTCCTGAGCATTGCTTTTATCTCTTCAATGACCTGTTCAGCAACTGACATGTTTTTACCCGGATCATTGAGCATCCGTACGACAGCCATACAGTCCATCTCGACGTGCAGTTTCTGAAGGTTTAAGTCTATGGCTAATTTAACTGCCCTTTTGCGGGTTAGCAGCTCCGCGTGCTCAGCCGAAGCGACGGCTGCAAAGAACGCACATGCAACCCCTCTGTAGGCCCTCTCGTGATCTCTGTAGatcactcctcctcctccattgttTCCATTTTTTGTCAGTTGGCCATCAACATTGGCCTTGATCCAACCTTCTCCGGCGGGTTCCATTTTTCCTTGTGCCTTTGCTTCACCACCTGAACCTTACGTCCACACACAGCCTCCCATTCCGTGTAATCGCTCCTTCTAAAATGCTTcaggatttttttttcttttgcaggtAAAATGCTTCAAGAGTTGAGGTGTCTGTGTGTTAGAATTTTAGATGTCATTTGTGTTTTAGAAATGTTGCTGCATGTTTGTGTCAACTGTTTTTATTCGCAAAGTATAACGTTTGGTCTTTATTTCAAAGACTTAAGTATGGTCATGTGGACAATGATTTGTCTTACTGGATTATCTGCTCCCACTTTAATAAACCGACTGTGGTATTAATTAGGTTTAAAACAACTCGGCCTCTATAGTTTAAGTTGACTGGTGTTTTATCCCAACGTAGCAAACGGTGCTGCTTTAATTTAAAATTACCAAAAAGCGTGATAATTTATGGGAGCAAATGAGGTGAGGGGATTAGAAAAACCGAGTAGAAGGGGGGTGTGTAATTCGCGTCACAGTGAGCAGTAAAGAGAAAAGACTTGCCATTGGGCGATGAATTTAATACGGGCTCGGGTGGTTGCTGTTTGTGAGTCCGTCGAGTGAACGGCTCAGCCGGCCTCAGAAAAGTTACTGAGCCGTGCAATACTACCTGATCCGCGAGAGATATGCGACGGGCCGTCGCATTCATTGCGCCCCAGAGCTATCATTAATTCCGTGAAATACAGTAGGGAAATACAGGGTGGAGCACAGATCCCCACGCCAGCTTGCGGTATGGATTTCGGGAGCATCTGAGCTCGAGCTCAGAAACGAATTTTCGTGAGATATGTGATTACCTGAGCTTTTTTCTCGACCCATTTGGCTAACACCCACACACATATACACAAGAGCCCATCACTGCTAACCCTCCAGAGAGAAAAAACGTTCGATCTAACAGAATCAGATCGCCCGGTCCCTGCCAGAGAAGGTGAGCGGGATCAATGCGAGACAGAGAAAGGTGATCGGAGTTCGAGGTGATCCAACCTGACGCACGCAATGCTCGGATCGCTCGAACCAGCCGAGGCAGGTGATCGGAGTTAGAGGGGATCCAACCGACGCAGGCGATGCATGCCAACGCCTTGTCTGAGCAAAACTGCTCCGCTGAGATTCCGGTAATTGGACTACATCCGCCGTCATTTCAGCAAGGAGTAAAAGAAACCGTTCATACAGATTATTATCTCGCCGGCGGCTGATGGTGGAGGTATGTTACAATTTTGTGGCGTACACCTCCTTCAATTTGCTCGGCTACATATGCTCTGTCCCATCGCGCTGGCTCCACACCCTTTTCATATGGCACGAGCAGCCCCTGCAGCCATTGTTCTTCACTAGATTGCTCCTCCATAATCAACTTTGCTGCAAATTCAGGACATCAAGTCCCTCGTTTGGTACCTCTGCTTCTTCGTTATCTCGTGAGCGCTGAGGCGAAATCTAAGCAAAAGACAGGCGAGGAAGGTAGACCTTCCGTCGAAGCAAGTGAGGCCGCATCAATTCAAAGAGGCAGCGACGGCCGACGGGTAACATCATGTTGCGTGGGCGAATGGAGCAGCGGCAAGGCAACACCGTTGCTCCCACAGATTTGCTCCTTCTCTTAGCTTGGAAAGTCGTCCTCCTCTTTCCGATGTGCTCTTATGCTCTTTTCAGTAATTAGCTATAGAATTGTTCTACCAATAGTAGGCGAAGTATTGCACATATGCAACAACGAACACACAGGAAAAAAATATGAGAGGTCTACTTATGACTGCTGAGAGAGGTACAAGTACAGAAAAGCTACACAGATTTGTTGAATCCTGACGCTTGGGATGCGTTTGCTAGGTTCGGTTGGGTGGCAAAATCTTGTCCGTGTAATGACCGGGGAGGCCGACCGGGCGTTTGGAACGGATATGGGGCGTTCGGTTGTAGATGCTAAAAGTAGGCATAATTGCAAGGCACTACCAGAGCGCCTTGCCGCCTAAGCGTCAAAGGGGTACGCCTTAAAAACAATAGCGAGTATCTTTACTTATAAAGATTGGAGTTGGTGGTGAGTTAACATGCGGCTTCAACAACCTTGCCAAATAAACAAATACACGCATCCCCACATGTAGAACTAGAAACAAATGTACTTTACTCACATGTTGGTTCTATCATAAATAAATACATTATTTTCATGTGAGGAAAATTGTAGAAGGCACAAATAATAAACCTAAAAGTGTACTTCAACTCAAAATCGATCTTGATTTTAGTTTCTCTCCCGAACCTACTATGCCCATTTAAATTCTCTGACGTTGCATGCCTCTCACCTTATTTTTTCTATCTTTATTAATTGTAAATTGTGCAATGATCATTAGGACACTAACATTATTAGGACATCGTGCTAGTGACTAACAAAGGGAGAAGATGATGTAAAGGTCTTTATCTCACTCACTTAAAGGCACCTTTTCAGTTTTCAGCCATTCCATTTGTAAATGTGGATTTCCCAGGCCATTAGGAAAGTATAAGTAGTACATTTATATCATAAAAATCTTATACATTTCAAAATACCCATACTCTAATGTAAAATCCGAGAATTTAGAACAGGAATAAAACGGAGAATTTACAAGCAGAAAAATGTATTCTGGTGCTATCACAAGTACTTGCTGCAAACACATTTTCCGTTTCTCACAGTAATCTAGATGTGCCCTCTTTCCTGAATAAACCACTTCTAGATGTCCACAGTGGTACAAGAATTTACTGATCGCAAACAGAATGATGTTTTGGCACTCGTGTAACTTTCAAGGAGCACAAACCTGAGACAACAGGCACCGGAATTGGTGCGCGGCGACCACGCCGAGCTCCTTGGGCGGCTTCACGGCCACCAACATTTTCATGGGGAAGACTTGTATAGGATCTGCTCCTAGGTGAGATCAATGATATCAATCATTTTGAAGATACAAAACATGTTCAAAAATTATGAAATTTTTTGGAGACACTCATCCATCTTTGATGTACAAgctcaaaaagtttcagctcctAATTCGAACTACACTCAAAGAACAAAAAGACAAAATGTGATGTGAATAGTGTCAAAAACTGTTCACCCAAAGCTGACACTATTCATAGTCAAATTTGTCTTTTTCTTATCTTTAATTGTAGATCGAGTTTTGagctgattttttttggaattgtAGACCTAACCCACAGGTATGTTGTAAATTATTTTCAAAATTTTTTGGATTGCCTAAATACGAATTTTGGGTTGATCCTACAATCTCACCTAAAAGGCTGATCCTATATTAGTCTTCCCCACATTTTCATCATTGGCGTCCACGCCAGTGTCCTTCAGCACGGCCTTCAGTGGCGTCACCGCCTCCGGCATCATGGCCACCAACATCTCCGCGACGCCGCCCCACCCACCCAACGCCGCCATCTCCTCCATCGCGGCGGCGACCGCCCTGGAGAGCCCCTCCGGAACCCAGTGCAGCGCGGGGGCCTCCGAGGAGgccgcgcgggcggcggcgcagaaGAGGAGCACGTCCACGGCCTCCTTGCCGGCCCCGTCCGTCTGGGGCTGAGAGGGGGACGGGAGGATTGAGGCGAGGAGGGATTTGACGGAGGTGCCGGAGCCCTCGGGGGGCGCGTAGGGCGCCGCGGCGAGAAGGGAGCGGAGCGGCGCGGCGACGCGGAGGAGGTCCTCGCGGCGGAGGCCACCGACGCGGCGGGCGACGGCAACGGCGCCATGGCATATCCACAAAGAGGTCCGTGTGAGAACCGAGTTGTGAAGGAGGAGCGACAACCTCCGGTCCCACTCGTCAGACATATCCACAACCTCCAGCTCCGCCTCGGCCGCGGCAGCGACCGGCGCGCCGCTATCGCCGCCATCACCCTCCGCTCcgtcctccctctccctcgcatGGTCTGGCCGCCTCTACGCACGCAATCGAGCACGGCGATTTGCCGTGCCCGGAGACCGCAAAAGCAGAGGATGAGGACAATCCTCTTGAGGCGAGCTTGGAATGGAGTCCCCTCCCACGCCGCCGATTGACCTCACTGGTGAGCCTCGTCCGATCCCATTCGCGTCACAGTGGGACACTGAATTCTATGTGGAATTCTATCTGATATTTCCCTCGCTTAATTTCCAGCTATAGGCACTGGAGATCGAGATGTCCGTCTTCCCCACCAACTCCGGCTCAAACTGCGGCCCCCGCCGTCCTGCCTGCTCGGCTCTATCACAGTGTTCAGCCACGCCGCCACCGCGTGCACCCCGTCACCGAGCAAGCAAGGATCACCGCCTGCATGCCTCGGGCCATACCAGAGCCTGCGCCTATGCCGGTGAGTTTATGGGATACCGTAGGCGAAGATGACCGTGCTGTTTTGGCAGTTGCATTGCCTGCACGGCTTAACCGTGCCATGCCGCCATGGCTACCATTATGCCGGCCATTTACAGTATCCTATAAGGATGTAGATTGTGCAGCATCCTGCTAGGTGTTATGCAAGGCTAAGCTCTTTCAAAAAAATGAAGGACGCCGATAAGTCCCGAACGAGTTCGTGATCTGACCATGGCAAATCGAACATCTTTTATGGCAATTTATATTTCTTCACTATGACAAGTTTAGTTGGTAACATGGCAATTCCGCCCTTAGTTTGTTTTTTGCTAGGAAATTGCCGTGCTTGCCAACTAAACTTGTCATCCTCGCGTCAACTACAATTGCCATAAAAAACGTTCGATTTGCCATGGTCAGATCCCGAACTTTTGGGATTTATCATTTCTGAAAAAGAAAAGAATAAGGCTAAGATAAGCTTCCAAGTTGGATCTTAAAAGCTAGAAATTCCATGCTAAGTAGAGAAAAACTGAAATATCTATGACGCCTATTTCGATATGGCTCGAGATTATAACGATGCAGTGAGGGTACATCAAGATATATAGTTACAAATTTATATAGAACACAGCTGTTTCTTCAATCACAAACATTACAATTGTATAGTAAATACTACTTCAGTCTTCAAAATAGACATATATTATAATGTCTAGACATGCAATGCAGCTCGTTTTCCTGAAACAAAAAAGGAGCATGTTGAATGCGAGCTTCCAGCCATAGCTTGGAGCAGTCTTGGTATCGGGGGCATTGTGATCTCAACTAGCCCTTGCAGAATCTGAACCACCTGTCCCATTGTTGGCCGATCAAGCTCATTGTCTTGGAGGCACCAACACGCAACCTTGCAAGCAATTTCAAGCTCATCTAGATTGGCAATACCATGTAGCTTGTGATCTACCAAACTCCCGACATCTCCTTCAAGAAGCTTATGTGCGGCATGCACAGGAAAGTAAACATCAGTGTTGCCACCGCTAGGAACTGTCGGACATGAGTTCCTCCTTCCAGATATTATTTCCAGCAACACCATCCCGTAGCTAAAAACATCGACTTTTGGTGTAATAGGAACACCGGTAAGCCATTCAGGCGCAAGGTACCCTGTTGTTCCTCTCATTGTTGTTAATACTCGGCTATAATCCCTTCCTAAAAGCTTTGCCATCCCAAAGTCTGCAATTTTTGGAAGGAGTGAAGCATCAAGAAGTATGTTTTCTGGCTTGATATCACAGTGTATGACGCGGTCTCGACAACTGTCATG
This sequence is a window from Aegilops tauschii subsp. strangulata cultivar AL8/78 chromosome 7, Aet v6.0, whole genome shotgun sequence. Protein-coding genes within it:
- the LOC109772882 gene encoding uncharacterized protein, translating into MSDEWDRRLSLLLHNSVLTRTSLWICHGAVAVARRVGGLRREDLLRVAAPLRSLLAAAPYAPPEGSGTSVKSLLASILPSPSQPQTDGAGKEAVDVLLFCAAARAASSEAPALHWVPEGLSRAVAAAMEEMAALGGWGGVAEMLVAMMPEAVTPLKAVLKDTGVDANDENVGKTNIGSAF